The Paenibacillus sp. RUD330 genome has a segment encoding these proteins:
- a CDS encoding ImmA/IrrE family metallo-endopeptidase, whose protein sequence is MKMLDDLLAESQAENVQVVEYPFKTIRLKGLYCDGVITINQAAKLNTVEKTCVIAEELGHHHTTQGVILDQSKILHRQKERLARQWAYERLVPLERFVDVFHARIKEKHEVAEFLGVTEAFLLDLIARYKEIYGQFAFINNRYIVSFEPLSVIEILNWEE, encoded by the coding sequence ATGAAGATGCTGGACGATTTGCTCGCAGAATCCCAGGCAGAGAACGTGCAAGTTGTCGAGTACCCATTCAAAACTATACGCCTAAAGGGACTATACTGCGATGGAGTCATCACGATTAACCAGGCAGCGAAATTGAACACAGTCGAAAAAACTTGTGTCATTGCTGAGGAGCTGGGTCATCATCATACTACTCAAGGAGTCATTCTCGATCAATCAAAAATCCTGCATAGGCAGAAAGAACGCCTCGCGAGACAATGGGCATACGAAAGGCTTGTACCTCTAGAGCGTTTCGTAGATGTTTTTCATGCAAGAATTAAAGAAAAACACGAGGTAGCTGAATTTCTTGGCGTCACGGAAGCATTCCTGTTGGATTTAATTGCTCGTTACAAAGAAATTTATGGTCAGTTTGCTTTTATAAATAATCGGTATATCGTTTCATTTGAACCATTGAGCGTAATAGAGATATTAAACTGGGAGGAATAG
- a CDS encoding tyrosine-type recombinase/integrase, producing MASFTKRGKTWQYTVSRMVNGKSDPIRKGGYATKKEAQVAASEIESQLQKGITPHLKAEPFDRYFEEWLKVFKPNISGNTRARYLNSLETIKETFSGVPIQNITKRIYQAFLNEYAKTRSKETARKINTHIRACVRDAIDEGILHVDFTRGVVLTGAVPPKREEEKHLSLFESKRLLNHFKQPTALSHYLILLGLTSGLRFGELVGLTRKDFNFKTNELNVDKQWGYTKKMKQGFGPTKNEQSVRKIKLDGNTMKLFKELFNRSPDNIYGLVFFTQTSKYKVLCNTAVNKVLKKTLTNMNIQPISAHGLRHTHASILLYKRASIYYVSERLGHSDIETTNSYYAHIIKELRDQDDKIAISTFEELVG from the coding sequence ATGGCTTCCTTCACGAAACGCGGCAAGACATGGCAGTATACCGTCAGCCGAATGGTGAACGGTAAATCGGACCCTATCCGCAAGGGTGGATATGCTACCAAAAAAGAAGCCCAGGTCGCTGCCTCTGAAATTGAATCGCAACTTCAAAAAGGCATCACGCCGCATCTAAAGGCCGAGCCATTCGATCGGTATTTTGAGGAATGGCTTAAAGTTTTCAAGCCAAATATCAGCGGCAATACAAGAGCCAGGTATCTGAATTCGCTGGAGACGATCAAGGAGACCTTTTCTGGAGTCCCGATCCAGAACATTACTAAGCGGATTTATCAAGCGTTTTTAAATGAGTATGCTAAAACTCGATCAAAGGAAACAGCACGAAAAATCAACACTCATATACGGGCATGCGTAAGGGACGCTATAGACGAGGGGATACTTCATGTCGACTTTACTCGTGGAGTCGTTCTAACGGGCGCTGTGCCGCCTAAACGGGAGGAAGAGAAGCATCTTAGCCTGTTTGAGAGCAAACGCCTCCTGAACCATTTTAAGCAGCCTACAGCCCTATCTCATTATTTAATTTTGCTTGGCCTTACTTCCGGCCTGAGGTTTGGAGAACTCGTTGGCTTAACGAGAAAAGATTTTAACTTTAAAACTAATGAATTGAATGTTGATAAACAATGGGGATACACGAAGAAAATGAAACAAGGGTTTGGTCCGACTAAAAATGAACAGTCCGTTCGTAAAATTAAATTGGACGGTAACACGATGAAGCTATTTAAAGAACTCTTCAATCGCAGTCCCGACAACATTTACGGCCTTGTGTTCTTTACTCAGACATCAAAATATAAAGTTCTCTGCAATACAGCAGTAAATAAGGTTTTAAAAAAGACGCTTACGAATATGAATATCCAGCCGATAAGTGCACATGGGCTACGACACACTCACGCCAGCATTCTCCTCTACAAGCGCGCATCCATATACTACGTGTCCGAACGTCTGGGGCACTCCGACATAGAAACCACTAACAGCTATTACGCTCACATCATCAAAGAGCTGCGAGATCAGGATGACAAGATTGCTATCTCAACTTTCGAGGAATTAGTTGGCTAA
- a CDS encoding EamA family transporter: protein MLWLPLALLSAAAAALVSVFGKIGLQDMDANSATALRAVIMALFLLAVVAVQGKFGQMADIVAHKRSLGFIALSGTAGAVSWLFYFLALKVGKVAQVGPVDKLSVVLAIVIAVLFLGEKLTLWNGVGVVLIAAGAILTSLK, encoded by the coding sequence ATGCTCTGGCTCCCGCTCGCCCTGCTCTCCGCGGCAGCAGCCGCCCTCGTCTCCGTATTCGGGAAGATCGGACTCCAAGATATGGATGCCAACAGCGCCACGGCCTTGCGCGCGGTCATCATGGCCCTGTTCCTGCTGGCGGTCGTCGCTGTACAGGGCAAATTCGGCCAGATGGCCGACATCGTCGCCCACAAGCGCTCGCTCGGCTTCATCGCCCTCAGCGGAACGGCCGGAGCGGTATCGTGGCTGTTCTACTTCCTCGCCTTGAAGGTCGGCAAGGTCGCGCAGGTCGGGCCCGTCGACAAGCTGAGCGTCGTACTCGCGATCGTCATCGCCGTCCTCTTTCTCGGAGAGAAGCTCACGCTCTGGAACGGTGTCGGAGTCGTCCTGATTGCGGCCGGGGCGATTTTGACCTCGCTCAAATAG
- a CDS encoding sugar-binding transcriptional regulator — protein MSEKIEKMVEAARLYYQMDYSQQDIARLLGVSRPTVSRFLQQAKTEGIVQITIHDPQENHDRICRRLEEQFGLDRVIVVSTPSHDDAVVKKYIGEAAAAHLYEIVKAGDTIAVTWGTTLYEVAQRLPMKSVKDVRVVQLNGGLSYSETNTYASEIVHLFGGAFNTPPHLLPLPAIVDEPVVRRAIEADRHISKILEIGREANIAVFTVGVPTVDSVLVQAQYLRPEELETVHRAGKGDICSRFIDIDGDICNEELDARTIGIRLEELRSKEHSILVAGGIKKVEAMYAAMRGGYPNTVVTDSFTARQLLEIVG, from the coding sequence ATGTCGGAGAAAATAGAAAAAATGGTGGAGGCCGCGAGGCTGTATTATCAAATGGACTACAGCCAGCAGGATATCGCGCGTCTGCTCGGCGTATCCCGGCCGACGGTGTCGAGGTTCCTGCAGCAGGCCAAGACGGAGGGCATCGTCCAGATCACGATTCACGATCCTCAGGAGAACCATGACCGGATCTGCCGGCGGCTCGAGGAGCAGTTCGGACTCGACCGGGTCATTGTCGTCTCGACCCCGTCCCATGACGATGCCGTAGTGAAGAAATACATCGGCGAAGCGGCCGCGGCCCATCTCTACGAGATCGTCAAGGCCGGAGATACGATCGCCGTGACATGGGGAACGACGCTGTACGAGGTCGCCCAGCGGCTGCCCATGAAGAGCGTCAAGGATGTCCGCGTCGTCCAGCTGAACGGCGGGCTCAGTTATTCCGAGACGAATACATACGCATCCGAGATCGTGCATTTATTCGGAGGGGCTTTCAATACGCCTCCGCATCTGCTGCCGCTTCCGGCCATCGTCGACGAGCCTGTCGTCCGCCGGGCAATTGAAGCGGACCGTCACATCTCCAAGATTCTGGAGATCGGCAGGGAGGCCAACATCGCCGTGTTCACCGTGGGCGTGCCGACCGTCGATTCCGTGCTGGTGCAAGCCCAGTACTTGCGGCCGGAGGAGCTGGAGACCGTGCATCGGGCAGGCAAGGGGGATATTTGCTCCCGATTCATCGACATCGACGGGGACATCTGCAACGAGGAGCTCGATGCGCGCACGATCGGCATCCGGCTCGAAGAGCTCCGATCCAAGGAGCATTCCATTCTCGTTGCGGGAGGCATCAAAAAAGTCGAAGCGATGTATGCGGCTATGCGGGGGGGATATCCGAACACGGTGGTGACGGATTCCTTTACCGCCAGGCAGCTGCTCGAAATAGTCGGCTGA
- a CDS encoding YihY/virulence factor BrkB family protein — protein sequence MPMKRKFNLKDFVKNMISRFQDDEVPAMGAQLTYYLLLAFFPFLIFIVSIVSFMDMSGDDVIEKLLLLMPEDGGNTVRDIIHEVAGNRNGALLSIGMIATIWAASNGINAVIKGLNKAYDEEENRPFWKVRGISIIATIVLAVVIILVMLMLVFGKTIGEYLFQLLDYPSGFEPIWNIVSYLVPFAAMIMVFTLLYWITPNRRLCFREVLPGAVFATIGWIATSLLFSIYVNQFGNYSKTYGSLGGVIVLLTWLYLSSIIIILGGEINAALKFGQDGVQKKPQKTFGLHLPFTRKNGKDKRIPM from the coding sequence ATGCCGATGAAACGGAAATTCAATCTAAAGGACTTCGTCAAGAATATGATCAGCCGCTTCCAGGACGACGAAGTGCCTGCCATGGGCGCCCAGCTTACCTACTACCTGCTGCTGGCCTTCTTCCCGTTCCTGATCTTCATCGTCAGCATCGTCAGCTTCATGGACATGTCCGGAGACGATGTGATCGAAAAATTGCTGCTGCTCATGCCGGAGGACGGGGGCAACACCGTCCGCGACATCATCCATGAAGTAGCGGGCAACCGCAACGGAGCCTTGCTCTCGATCGGGATGATCGCGACCATCTGGGCGGCCTCGAACGGCATCAATGCCGTCATCAAAGGGCTCAACAAAGCCTACGACGAAGAGGAGAACCGCCCCTTCTGGAAAGTCCGGGGCATCTCGATCATCGCCACCATCGTGCTGGCCGTCGTCATCATTCTCGTCATGCTCATGCTCGTCTTCGGAAAGACGATCGGCGAATATCTGTTCCAGCTCCTCGACTATCCGAGCGGATTCGAGCCGATCTGGAATATCGTCAGCTATCTCGTCCCCTTCGCCGCGATGATCATGGTGTTCACCCTGCTGTACTGGATCACGCCCAACCGCCGGCTCTGCTTCCGCGAGGTGCTGCCGGGCGCCGTCTTCGCGACGATCGGATGGATCGCGACCTCGCTCCTGTTCTCGATCTATGTGAATCAGTTCGGCAACTACAGCAAGACGTACGGCAGCCTGGGCGGGGTCATCGTCCTCCTCACCTGGCTGTACCTCAGCTCCATCATCATCATTCTCGGCGGCGAGATCAATGCGGCCTTGAAGTTCGGCCAGGACGGCGTCCAGAAGAAACCGCAGAAAACGTTCGGCCTGCACCTGCCCTTCACCCGCAAGAACGGAAAAGACAAGCGGATTCCGATGTAA
- a CDS encoding GyrI-like domain-containing protein translates to MVKGSFEDEPQSFARMDAFCREQGYVRSSKIHREIYLSDPRRTEPSKLKTVLRFPVSKQD, encoded by the coding sequence ATGGTTAAGGGAAGCTTTGAGGATGAGCCGCAAAGCTTCGCGCGAATGGATGCGTTCTGCAGGGAACAGGGATATGTCCGTTCAAGTAAAATTCATCGGGAAATTTATTTGTCGGATCCCCGCAGGACTGAACCGTCCAAGTTGAAAACCGTGTTGAGGTTCCCTGTAAGCAAACAGGATTGA
- the asnB gene encoding asparagine synthase (glutamine-hydrolyzing), whose amino-acid sequence MCGFTGWIDWNRDLTLHSDDLERMTSTLALRGPDASGTWISGPCALGHRRLSVMDPEKGAQPMIRNQDDGKFVIVYNGELYNAPELKRELESRGRVFSTTCDTEVLLASYMEWGAASVEKFNGIFAFAIWDAKEEKLFLARDRVGVKPLFISQAGGQFIFGSEPKALLAHPAVKPEVGAQGIAELFIVGPARTPGVGVYSQLTELLPGKSMTVDRSGVRTHTYWELRSYEHEHSVEQTAAHVGELLRDTLERQLASDVPIGTLLSGGLDSSALTSLAVSFLNRSGGAQLHTFSVDYVDNDKHFKSHAFQPNSDAPWIQRMRDYLGTEHHDVYFDTPDLVAALDDALTARDLPGMADVDASLLLFCREIKKDVTVAISGEAADEVFGGYPWFHREESLNASTFPWALASGMRAGLLSPEMREWVRPLEYIGDRYSEAVAAVPHLKGETEKQRKMRTMSYLNITRFMPTLLDRKDRMSMGAGLEVRVPFCDHRLIDYVFNIPWEIKTSGDREKGILRQSLRGVLPDDVLFRKKSPYPKTHNPAYLNAVRSKLLDVLDDPSSPILPLIDTAKVREIAGSDAASSNIPWFGQLMSGPQLFAYLYQVNRWLKEYKVSIR is encoded by the coding sequence ATGTGCGGATTCACCGGATGGATCGATTGGAATCGCGACCTGACGCTGCACAGCGACGACCTGGAGCGGATGACGTCGACGCTTGCCCTGCGGGGACCCGACGCTTCGGGCACCTGGATCTCGGGACCTTGCGCGCTCGGGCATCGCAGGCTGTCGGTCATGGATCCCGAGAAGGGCGCACAGCCCATGATTCGCAATCAGGATGACGGCAAGTTCGTCATCGTTTATAACGGGGAACTGTACAACGCGCCGGAGCTCAAAAGAGAGCTGGAATCCAGAGGGCGCGTCTTCTCGACGACCTGCGACACCGAAGTGCTGCTGGCCTCTTATATGGAATGGGGAGCCGCCTCCGTCGAAAAGTTCAACGGCATCTTCGCCTTCGCCATTTGGGATGCCAAGGAGGAAAAGCTGTTCCTCGCCCGCGACCGGGTCGGAGTCAAGCCTCTGTTCATCAGCCAGGCTGGCGGCCAGTTCATTTTCGGCTCGGAGCCGAAGGCGCTGCTCGCCCATCCGGCCGTGAAGCCCGAGGTCGGCGCCCAGGGAATCGCCGAGCTGTTCATCGTCGGCCCGGCCCGGACTCCCGGAGTCGGCGTCTACAGCCAGCTCACCGAGCTGCTGCCGGGAAAAAGCATGACCGTCGACCGCAGCGGCGTCCGTACCCATACGTATTGGGAGCTTCGAAGCTACGAGCATGAGCACAGCGTCGAGCAGACGGCCGCGCATGTCGGCGAGCTGCTTCGCGATACGCTGGAGCGCCAGCTCGCCTCCGACGTGCCGATCGGCACGCTGCTGTCGGGCGGCTTGGATTCAAGCGCTCTGACCTCTCTCGCCGTGAGCTTCCTGAACCGCTCCGGCGGCGCGCAGCTGCATACGTTCTCCGTCGACTATGTCGACAACGACAAGCATTTCAAGTCCCATGCCTTCCAGCCCAACTCCGACGCCCCCTGGATTCAGAGAATGAGGGATTATCTCGGCACCGAGCATCACGACGTCTATTTCGACACGCCGGATCTGGTCGCCGCTCTGGATGACGCGCTGACCGCGCGCGACCTCCCCGGCATGGCGGATGTCGATGCTTCGCTGCTGCTGTTCTGCCGGGAAATCAAGAAGGATGTCACCGTGGCCATCTCGGGAGAGGCGGCGGATGAAGTATTCGGCGGCTATCCATGGTTCCACCGCGAGGAATCGCTGAATGCCTCCACGTTCCCTTGGGCGCTCGCCTCGGGGATGAGGGCCGGGCTGCTTTCGCCGGAGATGCGCGAATGGGTCCGCCCGCTGGAATACATCGGCGACCGGTATTCCGAAGCGGTCGCGGCCGTGCCCCATCTGAAGGGCGAAACGGAGAAGCAGCGCAAGATGCGCACGATGTCCTACCTCAACATCACCCGCTTCATGCCGACGCTTCTCGACCGGAAGGACCGGATGAGCATGGGCGCCGGGCTCGAGGTCCGGGTTCCGTTCTGCGACCATCGCCTCATCGATTACGTGTTCAACATTCCATGGGAGATCAAAACCTCCGGCGATCGCGAAAAGGGCATTCTGCGTCAATCGCTGCGCGGCGTCCTGCCCGATGACGTGCTTTTCCGCAAGAAGAGCCCTTATCCGAAAACCCACAATCCGGCCTACCTGAACGCGGTGCGCTCCAAGCTGCTGGATGTGCTCGACGATCCGTCCTCTCCGATCCTCCCTCTCATCGACACGGCCAAAGTCCGCGAGATCGCGGGCTCTGACGCTGCCAGCTCCAACATTCCCTGGTTCGGCCAACTCATGTCCGGCCCCCAGCTGTTCGCCTATCTCTATCAGGTCAACCGCTGGCTGAAGGAATACAAGGTGTCGATCCGATAA
- the rdgB gene encoding RdgB/HAM1 family non-canonical purine NTP pyrophosphatase has protein sequence MSGLLGGSGLVVVATGNPGKVKEFAHAFASLGLEVRSLKDYEGMPEIVEDGDSFAANARIKAGQIGRLLGIPVLADDSGLCVDALGGAPGIYSARYAGPGAADADNNAKLLAELASAGAAVPGEESPRPEGACLLSAARFKCALALYMPSEDRFIESEGAMEGYVLDSPRGSGGFGYDPLLWVPALGRTAAELSMEEKQAASHRGAALRSLLEKLRG, from the coding sequence ATGAGCGGGCTTCTCGGAGGCTCCGGACTTGTCGTCGTCGCAACCGGCAATCCCGGCAAGGTCAAGGAATTCGCTCATGCCTTCGCTTCGCTGGGCCTTGAAGTCCGGAGCTTGAAAGACTATGAAGGAATGCCTGAAATCGTCGAGGACGGCGACAGCTTCGCGGCCAACGCCCGCATCAAGGCCGGCCAGATCGGGCGTCTGCTCGGCATCCCGGTGCTGGCGGACGATTCCGGCTTATGCGTGGATGCGCTCGGCGGAGCGCCTGGCATCTACTCGGCGCGTTATGCGGGACCGGGCGCTGCGGATGCGGACAACAACGCCAAGCTGCTGGCGGAGCTCGCTTCGGCGGGGGCGGCTGTTCCGGGCGAAGAGTCGCCTCGTCCCGAAGGCGCATGCCTGTTGAGCGCCGCGCGCTTCAAATGCGCTCTGGCCCTCTATATGCCTTCCGAAGACCGCTTCATTGAAAGCGAGGGCGCGATGGAAGGGTATGTCCTCGACAGCCCCCGCGGCTCGGGCGGTTTCGGCTATGACCCGCTGCTTTGGGTTCCGGCCCTTGGCCGGACGGCGGCGGAGCTGAGCATGGAAGAGAAGCAGGCCGCCAGCCATCGCGGCGCCGCCTTGCGCTCGCTGCTGGAGAAGCTTCGGGGCTGA
- the rph gene encoding ribonuclease PH, whose protein sequence is MRTDGRHFGQLRPVTITTGVNKYAEGSVLIEAGDTKVLVTATVDERVPSFMKGQGKGWVTAEYSMLPRSTHTRNQRESQRGKVGGRTMEIQRLIGRALRSVVNLQALGERTITLDCDVLQADGGTRTASITGSFVALALAVDKLARTSSFSVYPLTDYLASTSVGVIADQPRLDLNYEEDSKAKVDMNVVMTGAGKFVELQGTGEEEPFSREELDALLALGESGIRELIEIQKLALGEAGSRIGTVKA, encoded by the coding sequence ATGAGAACGGACGGAAGACATTTCGGGCAGCTTCGCCCTGTGACGATCACGACCGGCGTCAATAAATATGCGGAGGGCTCCGTGCTGATCGAGGCGGGAGACACCAAGGTGCTCGTCACGGCGACTGTGGACGAGCGTGTCCCTTCTTTCATGAAAGGGCAAGGAAAAGGCTGGGTTACAGCCGAGTATTCCATGCTGCCCCGCTCGACGCACACCCGCAACCAGCGCGAGTCCCAGCGCGGAAAAGTAGGAGGCCGCACGATGGAGATCCAGCGGCTGATCGGCCGCGCGCTGCGTTCGGTCGTCAACCTGCAGGCGCTGGGAGAGCGGACGATCACGCTTGACTGCGACGTGCTCCAGGCTGACGGAGGGACTCGCACGGCCTCGATCACCGGCAGCTTCGTAGCGCTTGCGCTTGCGGTGGACAAGCTGGCCCGCACGTCGTCCTTCTCCGTCTATCCGCTCACGGACTACCTTGCGTCCACGAGCGTCGGCGTCATCGCCGACCAGCCGCGGCTCGACCTCAACTACGAGGAGGATTCCAAAGCCAAGGTCGACATGAACGTCGTCATGACCGGAGCCGGCAAGTTCGTGGAGCTGCAAGGCACAGGCGAAGAGGAGCCGTTCTCGCGCGAGGAGCTGGATGCCCTTCTCGCTCTGGGAGAATCCGGAATCCGCGAGCTGATTGAAATCCAGAAGCTGGCGCTCGGAGAGGCAGGGTCACGGATAGGGACGGTCAAAGCATGA
- a CDS encoding GerMN domain-containing protein — translation MKKQRYKWIRRAALTGALTLPVVTAGCGWFSPSESKDIDPPQGVTGSVLPGTDAVISASSDGAATVADQTAASGLTVYLKDKNGYLAPVTIQAKLDSKLTPEAQALELLVSGGPYAKLLPEGFTGVLPQGTEIRNVQIDKKTGLASVDFSKQFYDYNEQEERSIVEAVTWTLTGMEGVSGVSLWEEGEKLQEMPVGAFPLDRPLTRAVGINLEAQDGVDYSLSTPVTLYFSGITDQDAQYYVPVTRLVPRTSNKLASAMKQLAEGPLDGSSLTPVWVPDVSVKTLEQSKGTVTVDLSDAQYKKGEAAPSEMLQAVVLSLTENSGAGKVQIKLNGQSDFKDSRNVSYTEPVSRPEHLNAFKS, via the coding sequence ATGAAAAAGCAGCGCTACAAATGGATTCGCCGGGCAGCTCTCACGGGCGCCCTTACCCTGCCGGTCGTCACGGCGGGCTGCGGCTGGTTCTCGCCGTCCGAAAGCAAGGACATCGATCCGCCGCAAGGAGTGACGGGATCGGTCCTTCCCGGCACGGACGCTGTCATCTCGGCTTCCTCGGACGGAGCGGCCACGGTCGCCGACCAGACGGCGGCAAGCGGTCTCACCGTTTATCTCAAAGACAAAAACGGCTATTTGGCGCCTGTCACGATTCAGGCCAAGCTGGACAGCAAGCTGACGCCGGAGGCCCAGGCGTTGGAGCTGCTCGTGAGCGGAGGACCTTACGCCAAGCTCCTGCCTGAAGGCTTCACGGGCGTGCTGCCCCAAGGAACCGAGATCCGCAACGTGCAGATCGACAAAAAGACAGGCCTTGCATCGGTTGATTTCTCCAAGCAATTCTACGACTACAACGAGCAGGAAGAGCGCAGCATCGTCGAAGCCGTCACCTGGACGCTTACCGGCATGGAAGGCGTAAGCGGCGTCAGCTTGTGGGAGGAAGGCGAGAAGCTTCAGGAAATGCCTGTAGGCGCCTTCCCGCTCGATCGTCCGCTGACGCGTGCGGTCGGCATCAATCTTGAAGCCCAGGACGGAGTCGACTACAGCCTTTCGACGCCGGTGACGCTGTACTTCTCCGGCATTACGGATCAGGATGCCCAATATTATGTCCCGGTTACGCGCCTTGTTCCCCGTACGTCCAATAAGCTGGCGTCGGCCATGAAGCAGCTGGCCGAAGGGCCGCTCGACGGAAGCAGCCTTACTCCTGTGTGGGTGCCGGACGTTTCGGTCAAAACCCTGGAGCAGTCCAAGGGAACGGTCACGGTCGACCTGTCCGATGCCCAGTACAAAAAAGGAGAAGCGGCGCCTTCCGAAATGCTGCAAGCCGTCGTCCTGTCGCTGACGGAAAACAGCGGCGCGGGCAAAGTCCAGATCAAGCTCAACGGACAGTCCGACTTCAAGGACAGCCGCAACGTATCCTATACCGAGCCGGTCAGCCGTCCGGAGCATCTGAACGCATTCAAATCGTAA
- a CDS encoding phosphatidylglycerophosphatase A codes for MSDPGTYALNSRAVAEATAVWLEKRGVNKTQIAELALFLQKDYYPDLSLAECEENVDAVLAKREVQNAILTGIQLDVLAEEGKLIPPLQDMIGNDEGLYGCDEILALSIVNVYGSIGLTNFGYIDKLKPGILVRLNDKNDGQIHTFLDDIVGAIAASAASRIAHRKQAQREIDRDEHSDEVPLA; via the coding sequence ATGTCCGATCCCGGAACCTATGCGCTCAACAGCAGGGCGGTGGCGGAAGCGACCGCCGTATGGCTGGAGAAGCGCGGCGTCAATAAAACCCAGATCGCCGAATTGGCCCTGTTCCTGCAAAAGGACTACTATCCGGATCTGTCCCTCGCGGAGTGCGAGGAGAACGTGGATGCCGTCCTGGCCAAAAGAGAAGTGCAGAACGCCATCCTGACCGGCATCCAGCTCGACGTGCTCGCCGAGGAAGGCAAGCTGATCCCTCCCCTGCAGGACATGATCGGCAACGACGAAGGGCTCTACGGCTGCGACGAGATTCTGGCCCTTTCCATCGTCAACGTATACGGCAGCATCGGCCTTACTAACTTCGGGTACATCGACAAGCTCAAGCCCGGCATTCTCGTGCGCCTGAACGATAAGAACGACGGGCAGATCCACACGTTCCTCGATGACATCGTCGGCGCGATCGCGGCATCCGCGGCGAGCCGGATCGCCCACCGCAAGCAAGCCCAGCGCGAGATCGACCGGGACGAGCACAGCGATGAGGTTCCTCTGGCGTAA
- a CDS encoding cupin domain-containing protein: MKFFALPGKERSVEAYGSKGAMFSGITRHDGRIQFSSFRIEPDGIVGRHPAPVSQLFLVVDGEGWVSGPDGQHYAIRTGQAAFWEPGESHESGSRSGMTVLLVEGEELVIEMQELASL; this comes from the coding sequence ATGAAATTTTTTGCCCTTCCGGGAAAAGAACGGTCGGTCGAAGCATACGGCAGCAAGGGAGCGATGTTTTCCGGCATTACGCGGCATGACGGCCGCATCCAGTTCAGCAGCTTCCGCATCGAGCCGGACGGAATCGTCGGGCGTCACCCGGCGCCGGTCAGCCAGCTGTTCCTCGTCGTCGACGGGGAAGGATGGGTCAGCGGACCGGACGGGCAGCATTATGCGATTCGCACCGGACAGGCCGCTTTCTGGGAGCCCGGCGAAAGCCATGAATCCGGTTCGCGGAGCGGAATGACCGTCCTGCTCGTCGAAGGAGAGGAACTGGTCATCGAGATGCAGGAGCTGGCCTCGCTGTAG